GGTGCGGGACATCAGACGCTTTACGGGTCACAGTGGCTCGCCGATGTCGGCGGAGCCGGGTTCGCCGCGATACTGATCGCCATGGCGGCCGGCGGGGCGGTTTCCTCGACAGCCGGTGGCATCAAAGCGCTACGCCTCGGAGTGATTGGAAAGGCGCTCTTGCAGCAGGTGCGTGAAGCCCTAGCGCCTCAAAGCGCGGTCATGCGTGCGCGCTACCATCACCTCGGAGAGAGATTGCTGACACCGGAGACCGTCAGCGCCTCGGCCATGGTGTTCATTATGTACATGATCACGTACGTCACCGGGGCGGTCATCGGCGCGAATTACGGATACGATCTAGGCGAGGCCGCGTTCGAGTCGATCTCGGCGACCGCAAACGTAGGGCTGTCGACAGGCATCACGTCAGCTGCGATGCCCACGGGACTCAAGCTCACCTATATGGCGCAGATGTGGGCGGGTCGCCTCGAGTTCCTCGCTGTGCTTGTGCTTGCCGCCCACATCATCACGTCGCTGGCGGGCGGTCGGCCAAAACGGTGAGGCGAATCTGTGGATCATCTCAGCACTCGACGAGACATGCCCTCGACGCGTAGACTGCGGGAGTACCCGTACCAGTATCCGGAAAGGAGCGCGACATGAGACGGACGCTGCTTGGGTGTGTGCTTGCCGGAATGCTGTCCGGGACGCTCTTCCTCACTGGATGCGGACCCGCGACGCCAGAAGAGGGAGCGGAGTCTGGCGGCAGTGACACGATCGTCCGTATCGCCGACGAGCGCATTCTCGGACAATGGACGGGTGATGACGGAGTAGTTGAGTTCCGCACCGACGGCACGCTGGTGCTCGACGACGGATCCGAAGTGCCGTTCGCGATGCCCAATCCGGACCGTATCGATGTCGAGTTCGCTGCGGGAACCCGCACATTCAACATTACATGGGACGGCGACGACCGCCACGGCGTACTGGCTACCGACAGCACGACGACCACCCCCACTTGGTACGTCCGCAAGTAGCGGACCACCGGCGCATGAACGGTCGCCTTCGCCGCATCTTCACCGTAGCGCTTGCGGCCATCACCCTCACAACCACGGTGGCGTGCGGCCTCGACGGCGGGCACCTGTTGTCGGCAGGCGTCATCTACCCCTCCATCACGCCCGACATGACAGCGGCGGGAACACGGGCCGTTTCACACACCTTCCGGTTCGAGGGCCGCGAACGGACGATCTCGGTAGCCGTCGCCGAGTCCCTCTACCAGGGAGCCCGGTCATCCACCAAGAGTGCCGTGCGCTTTGGAGGATCTGGTTCCGGCGAGTGGATCGACGAGTACTACCCGGCATTCATCTGGGACACCGAACAAGATCCGTTCTTCTCCGACCTTCTTGCGCCCCTGCGAGACATCCGCACGAGCGAGACACTCGATTTGGACCGGTACGCTGAACTCTTAGTGGCGTTCGTCCAATCGTTTGAGTACCGGACTGGCCCTGATGAGCTCGAGCCCAAGTTTCCGGTCGAGACATTTGCCGATCGCTCGGGCGACTGCGATGACAAGGCGTTGTTGCTCGCCGGACTTCTCGCCCGCGAGGGCTACGATGTCGCAATCATGCTCTTCGAGCCTGAGCAGCACGTCGCCGTCGGAGTGCGCACGAAGGGTCCTTGTTACCGAGGAACCGGCTACGCGTTCATCGAAACCACCAGCCCCGGATACATCGGCATGGTGCCAAGTGAGCTCGACGGGGGCATCACGTTGGAGAGCGCGCCGCGAGTCATCCCTATCGGTGAGGGCACCGTCGCGTACGAATCGGGACACGAGGTCGCCGCGATTCTCGCCCTGCTCGCTAACGCAGATGAGCGCATCACGGAACTCAGAGACGCCGTTTCGCGAGCTGACACGGAGATCGCAGCCGCTCGATCGCATGTCGACGCCGAGCAGGCGCGGCTGGAATCGCTCCGCGCTGGGGGCCGCCTTGACGAGCATGATGCGGGCGTCTCGGCATACAACAGCCTTGTTTCGGAGTTCAACGCCTCCGTCGAGACGCGCAACGCCATCGCGAATGACTTCAACCGCTGGGTCGAGATTCAGGCACTGATCGTCGATTCGGCCCATGACCGGCCAGCCGCGTATCGTGCCGCACGGTCGTTTTAAGCCATGATGGCCGACGGCAAGGCGATGTCTACGCTGGCACCCTCGCGATGACGCGTTCGATTTGAGCGTGATGGTGTCTGATGATTTCTCGCGGCGTCCCCCACGCCGACGCGCTCGCCGCTAGCACTTCAATGGCACCTTCAAGACTCTGCCGAGTGGGAGCGCTGTAGTCTCCACCGGCCGACTTGAACGCGCCCCTGACCGCACTCACCACGCTCCTCCTGAGACCCTCTTCATCGATCGGCAGACCGAGATCACCCTTCGCTTGTACGAAAGTCTCTCTCTGCGCGGCCATAAAACACTCTACGAGAAGATCCCGTGCACGCAGTGCGTCAAGTCCCTTGAGTTCAGCCTCACTGACGACCCATCGGTGGCACGTACGAGTGTCCATCGTCACACCCCCATCGCAACATGACGCGCTCCGGCGGCTCTCCCTCGCCCCCAGGTCGATAGTGTCAGGCGCGCCGTACCAAAGTGTGACCATCATACCCCTGGGGGCACTCCTTCTTCTGTGACGAATGAACAACTGGGCAGGACGCGGTTATTGCGGGCAGGTAAGACACCCACACCCGGACAGCTCTCGCGATAGCTCCCAGAGACGGGCCTGCTCTTGCTCATCACGGCTGGCAGCCGACGAACGATGGTGACGGCCGTTGAAGAAGTAACCGCCTGTGACGCCCTCGACGTCCGGTGAGGCCGCGAGCCATATCACGGTTTCAGCGGCCTCCTGGACGCTTCTGGCCGTCAGGGGCGAGAGCGCTCCGATCACGCGGCCCCACGCGCCGTATCCGCGAACAGCGAGCCCGGTCCCCGTCATCCCCGGGTGCACCGCGTTACACGTGACCCCCATTGGCGCGAGTCTCCGCGCCTGCTCATAGCACCACATGATGCCTGCCAACTTCGAGTGCGCGTACGCCGCAAACGGGTTCCATCCGTCACGGAGGGTGAGGTCATCAAACCGGATCCCGCGCCTGGCCGCGTAGTGCGCGTCGCTCGAGACGTGAACCACGCGAGATGGGGAAGACGCCCACATCAGCGGCTGCAGCACGCGCCAAAGCATGAAATGCGCAAGGTGATTGACTTGAAAAGTTAGCTCATTGCCATGCTCAGAGATGAGTCGCTGCGGATTGATCACCGCTGCGTTTAGCACGAGAATGTCGAGCCGGTCGTATCGGTGCACGTACTCATTTGCCGCGGCGCACACCGCGAACAGGTCGGTGAAGTCCGCGACGAGAACTTCCACCCGGTCCGTACCGGTCTGTTCGGCGATCAGATCCCTCGCGGCCTCACCACGCCGCTGGGTGCGCGCGTGCACCACGACGTCAGCGCCCATGCGCGCAAGCTCGCGCGCGGTGACAAAGCCGATACCGCTGGTCGCACCGGTTACAAGTGCCCGCTTGAACCGCAACCCGTCCATCGACGCCTCTCCGTCGTGAACTACCCCCAGGAGTATACAGCGCGCTGGTGATTAATACTAGATAATCTACCCTCGAGTGTCCGTATCCACCGCGCCCGTTCCGCTCTTCTCGCTCTTTTTGCGGTCGCTGGCGTCGAGAACCCGCTTTCGTAACCTGATTGAGCGAGGGGTGACCTCCACGAGCTCGTCGTCCTCGATGTACTCAAGCGCCTCTTCGAGTGTGAACCTCACCGGCGGCGCAAGGATGATTCCCATGTCCTTGGTCGAAGCGCGGATGTTGGTGAGCTGCTTGGCCTTGGAGACATTGACGATGAGATCCCCGGCCTTTGCGTTTTCGCCAACGACCATCCCCGCATAACACTCGTCTCCCGGTGCGACAAAAAGCGTGCCGCGCTGCTGGAGCGAGTCGAGCGCGTACGCGGCCGCCCTGTCGGTCCCCATAGCGATGAGCGAACCGTTTTGACGTCCGCCGAGCTCCCCGCGGTACGGACCGTACGCGTTGAAGTGGTGGAAGAGCGTAGCCTCCCCGCGTGTCGCGTTAAGGATGCGAGTACGCAAGCCCATCACGCCACGCGACGGGATCGAGAACTCGAGGTGGACCTGGTTGTCACGCTGCACCATGTCGAGCATCTCTCCACCACGCGCGCCAAACGCTTCGATCACCTTGCCGGCGTACTCGCTGGGCACATCGACAACGGCAAGTTCATAGGGCTCGAGCACGTCGCCGCCCTCACGCCGGTAGATGACCTGCGGACGGCCCACCTGGAACTCATAGCCCTCACGCCGCATCGTCTCCATGAGTACCGAAAGGTGCAGGACCCCTCGGCCGGCCACCTCTACCCCGGTTCGGTCCTCGACCTCCCGGATACGCATCGAGATGTTCGCCTCGGCCTCGCGCATGAGACGCTCTTTGAGCTGGCGTCCGCCTACGATCTCGCCCTCACGTCCCACGAACGGACTCGTGTTCGCCGAGAAAACCACCGCCATTGTGGGATCTTCGACGTGAATCGGGCCGAGCGTAACCGGTGCCGTGCGGCATGTGAGCATGTCGCCGATATCGACCCCGTCAACACCTACCACCGCGACGATGTCGCCCGCATGCACGTCGGTCGCCTCGACCCGCCCGAGCGCTTCGAACGTGTACAGCTGCTTGGCGGTCGCCTCGTAGCGGCTCCCGTCGTTTTTGATGACAAGCACCCGATCGCCCGTGCGCATCGTGCCCGAGAAGATGCGACCGATTCCGATCCTGCCCACGTAATCCGAGTAGCCGATCGTGCACACCTGCATCGCTACCGGCCCGTCGACATCGACATCAGGGGCGGGGATGTGCTCAAGCACGGCATCAAGGAGCGGAGTCATATCGGTGCCGCCATCGTCCGGCTGAAAGCGCGCGTAACCCTCGGCAGCCGACGCGAACACCGTTGAGAAGTCGAGTTGCGCGTCATCAGCACCGAGCTCAACCATCAGATCGAACACGGCGTCGACCGCCTCGTGGGGACGAGCGCCGGGCCGGTCGATCTTGTTGATGACTACAAGCGGTGTCAGCCCGTGCTCAAGCGCTTTCCGAAGCACAAACCGCGTCTGCGGCATTGGGCCCTCGAAAGCGTCCACGATGAGCAGAACACCATCGGCCATCTTGAGGACACGCTCAACCTCGCCGCCGAAGTCAGCGTGTCCCGGAGTGTCGATGACGTTGATCTTCACATCGCGCCAGCGGATCGAGATGTTCTTTGCGAGAATCGTAATGCCACGCTCACGCTCCTGGTCGCCACTATCAAGAACTCGCTCGACAACCTGCTGGTTCTCGCGGAACACCTCGGTGGTGTGCAAGAGCCTGTCGACCAACGTGGTCTTACCGTGGTCGACATGAGCGATGATCGCGATGTTGCGTATGTCCTCGGCGCGCATGACATGAAGCCTTTCGAAGAGTGGGTACCCGATATGCGAACCGACGATCACGGGCACCCGGGACAGCGGATAAGGGTAGCACGCCTAGCGGCGGAGTGACGAACCCGATCGGCCGTAGTCATAGTCCAATATGCGCACGCGGTCGCTGAAACGGTCATTGTACGTGAGCGTACCGTTCGTGTAGACTTTCAAATCGTAATGGTTCCGAACAATGGAGGATGACGAATGAGCATCAGGGGCACCCGTACTGAGCAGAACCTGCTGAAGTCGTTCGCAGGTGAGTCCCAGGCGCGCAACCGCTACACCTTCTACGCGTCGATCGCGAAGCAGGAGGGCTACGAGCAAATTGCCGCGCTCTTCCTCGAGACCGCCGAGAACGAGAAGGAGCATGCGAAGGTCTTCTACAAGTACCTTGAAGGCGGCGAGGTCGAGATCACCGCGGCGTATCCCGCGGGCACGCTCGGAAGTACCGCGGAAAACCTGCTCCACGCCGCCGATGGCGAGAAGATGGAGTGGGGAACTCTCTACCCGGACTTCGCGGCCACAGCCGATGCGGAGGGTTTCCCCGAGATAGCCGAGTCGTTCAGGGAGATCGCCGAAGTCGAGGAGTTCCACGAGTCCCGCTACCGTACACTCCTGGCAAACGTCGAGGGAGGCACAGTGTTTATGCGTGCAGAGACCGTCAAGTGGCACTGTCGCAACTGCGGCTACGTCCACGAGGGTCCCGAGGCGCCCGAGCTCTGTCCCGCATGCGCGCACCCGCGCGCGCACTACGAGATCCTCGCCGAGAACTACTAGGCGCTGGACCCGCACCGTTCAATGAAGGAGGGGTCCGCGCGGAACGGACCCCTCCTTCAACGGTGTCGAATCACGTTCGCGGCTTTTCGCTCAGCTCCTCGCAAACTCGTCCGGATGCGTCCCCGAGCGGCCGTCCTCTCCGCGATCAAGCACGTCGATCGCGGCTTTCTCGGTGTCTGAGAGGGCAAAGCTGAACACATCGGCGTTCTCCCGGATACGCGACGGCGTCACCGACTTGGGAATCGCGATCCCACCGTTTTGGAGCACCCAGCGGATAGCGACCTGCGCTGGGGTCACGGAGTGCCTGGCGGCTATGTCGAGCAACACGGGGTCGTCGAGCAAGCGACCGCGAGCGATCGGCGCCCACGCCTCGAGCGCGATACCATCACGCCGCAGCCGGTCGCGGAGCGCCGGTTGCTGGAGATACGGGTGGTGCTCGACCTGATCGACCATCGGCGCGATCTCGGCCACCTGGGCAAGCCCGTCCAGGTGAGAACCGAGGAAGTTGCACACACCGATAGCTCGTGCCTTGCCTGACTCGAAAGCCCGCTCCATCCCTCGCCATGTGGAAGCGTAGAGTCGGCTGATCGGCCAGTGCACGAGGTAGAGGTCTACATAGTCGAGTCCGAGCCGCCCAAGCGAGCGCTCGAGCGCGGTGAGCACACCCTGCTCGCCTTGCTCATCGTTCCAGCACTTCGTTGCGATGAAGACCTCGCCGCGGGCGATACCGCTGTCGCGAAGTGCTCGTCCCACCTCGGCCTCGTTGCCGTAAAGCGACGCTGTGTCGATGCTGCGATACCCCACATCGAGCGCCTCTCGCACAGACGTGTACGCCTCATCGCCGCGAATCTTAAACGTCCCAAAACCAAGAACCGGCATCTCCACACCGTTTGCCAGCGTGACCGTAGTGTCGATCGAAAGCTCCATCGGCCGACCACCTCCTCGCCTCTCTATTCCCGAACCGTGCACGTGCACGGTACTCTTCGTACAGAATCGCACCGCGACCAAGGAGCGCGCATGCCCCCCACCGACGAACGGATCCGTTACGCCACCACCCGCACGACGCTCGGCCAACTACTCGTCGCCTGCAGCGACGCAGGCATCTGCGCGGTCTCGCTCGGGAACAACGATGCCGAGCTCCTCGCCGGACTCAAGAGCCGGTTCCCACGCGCACAGATCGAACCGGCCAACTCTGCAATGGAGTTCCCGGTCGAGGCGATCGCGACAATCGTCGAGGAACCCGCCTCGGCACGTCCGGATACGCTGTCGCTTGACATGCGCGGGACTCCATTCCAGCTCTCTGTGTGGAGCGCGCTCACCGAAATAGAGCCCGGAACGACCATCACGTACGGCGAACTCGCGCGGCGCGTGGGGCGCCCAACTGCGGTCCGTGCCGTCGCGCGAGCGTGTGGCGCGAATCCTGTCGGCGTTCTCGTCCCGTGCCACCGCGTGATCGGCGCTGACGGCTCACTCACCGGATACGCCTCTGGGGTGGAGCGCAAAGCCGCTCTGCTCGAACGCGAAGGTGTTCGGTAGCCCTCAAAGCCGCCCCTTCGCGGCACTGCGCGGTGCCCATGCCTACCCGTCCGCGCGCTCAACCGGACACGCGAGCAGCGCACGCAGTTCCGCAAGTGACTCATCGCTGCCAAGCGCGAACAGCTCGTCTTTGGCGTCGATGATCGTCCTCCCGGTGGGAACGAAGACCCGCTCTCCTCGTTTCAACATGACGACGAGCGGCTTGCTCGGTCCGCCAAGATCGAGTAAGCGTGCGCCCACCCCCGGTGAGCAGTCTTCGACGATGAGCCGCTCGACGGTGATGCCTATATCTTCGGGCGTACGCACGTCGATGGGAAATGCCTGGCCTGTGAGGAGATCGACCGCCTGGTCGGCCGCGTCGACAAACGGCAGCAGCACGAGGTCGGCGCCGGAGGCCTTGAGTTTCTCGGCTTCCGCGTCTGAATGCGCTGTCAGCGCGACCTTGCCCTGGTAGCCGTGCACTCGGAGCGCGTGCAGGAGCGACAGGTTGACGTCCATGACAGGCGTTGTGCTCACGATCCAGCGTGCCTGCCCAAGCGGCAGTGTCCCGGTAAGCTCAGGGTCGTCCGCATCCCCGTACTGGGTCGGCACTCCACGACTGCGCGCCTCGCGTATCGCCGCAGGGTCGAAGTCCACGCCGAGGACGTGCAGCCCGCGCCCCAGGAGGCCATCGGCGACTCGCGATCCAAACCTGCCAAGACCGAACACGATCGCATCGACGCGTGCGGGTCCGATGTCGCCCTCCTCGGCGGCGATCTCACGAAACGGCCGCTGCCGTTCGAAAAACCGCAGCGGCCTCTCGAACCGGTCGTAGATCGAGTGAGAGTACAAGATGAGGTAGGTGGAAAGCGCGATTGTGATTATGCCTACCACCGTGATCAGGCCGAGCGTCTCGGAGCCGATGTGACCGAGTGAGACGCCGAGCGCCGCTAAAATGAGTGAGAACTCACTGATCTGCGCGACGGTCAACCCGGCAAGGAAGCCGGTGCGGCGTCGATACCCCATGAAGCCCATGATGCCCACCACGATAAGCGGGTTTCCAACGAGCACAAACACCGAAAGCACGAGCGCCGGAACGATCTGATCGCCGATGGTCGTGACGTCCAGCTTGCTTCCCAGGTCGATAAAGAAGAACAGCAGGAGGAAGTCGCGAACGCTCGTCAAACGAGAAGCGATCGCCTCGCGAAACTTGGTAGACGCGAGCGAGAACCCCGCAAGGAACGCCCCAACCTCCTTACTGAAACCAAGACCGTCCCCGAGCGCGGCGAGCGAAATCGCCCACGCTATCGCCGTCATCACGAGCAGCTCCGGAGAGCGCGCGACCCGCTCGAGAACCCGGGGGATGACAAAGCGCATGAGAACCATGATGAGTGCGACAAACGCCGCGCCCGTTAGAAGCACCCTCAGCAGCACAGATGGCAACGCGACGCCGTCGTCACCGCCAAAGGCGGAAAGCACGATCATGACGATCACGACGACTATGTCTTGCACGATCAAGAACCCGACCGCGATGCGTCCGTGCAGCGAATCGATCTCGCGTTTGTCCGACAACAATTTGACGATGATGATCGTGCTAGAAAAGGTGAGGGCGACGGCGATGTAGATCGCCGCGGTGGTTCCATAGCCAAGCATGAGCGCGATGACGAACCCGACACCTGACGTGAACGCCACCTGGCCCAGACCAGTCGCAAGCGCAACCGGGCCGACGCTCGAGATGAGTCCAATATCGAGCTTCAAGCCCACGACAAACAGCAGAATCGCAATGCCGATGCTTGCGAACAGCTCGATTTGGCTGGTGGCCGTCACCCAGCCGAGCACTGCGGGACCCACAAAGATGCCTGCCGCGATGTAGGAGATGATGAGCGGCTGGCGCAGGGCGGTTCCTATCGCCCCAAACACGCCGGCGATTGCAAGCGTCGCAGCTATCTCGTAATAGACACTCGCGAACAAGCAGGAACTCCCCTGGATCGAAGGCGTCGGATCCATTGTACGCCAACCCGGCTTCGCGTCCCGCCGCCGCGCGGGATACCTACGCCAGCAGTTTGCGCACGACCGCGACGACCTCGATCTCCGGCTCGACTTCTGTGTCGTGCTGCAGCAAGCGTGTCCCCGCGAGGATGATTCCACCGATAAACGTCACGGTCATTGCGGTCGACCCGGACACGTGGAACTCTCCGCTCTTCACACCTGACTCGACCCATTCCGAGATCAGCTCAGTGTAGGCGCTCAGAAACACCCTCTCTCCGATCTCGAACCGCTCTGCAAACTCACTCGTCTTGTGCTCTCGCCACCAGTCGCGGGTCGTACGGAAGATGATGCCGATGAGTCCTTCGATCTTCTCGGCACACGTGCCAAGACCGTCGAGCGCTCCGGTGATCCGCGTCTTCTCCTCGACAGCCATCTCCTGCAAGACGTGCCGGAAAATGTCATCTTTGCTCTTAAAGTGCACGTACACGGTCTTCTTGGAGATGTGGAGCTCACGAGCAATGTCTTCAACAGATGTTGTGCGGAGGCCAACATCTTCGATGTGCCGTCGGAAACTCGCGACGATCTCGCTCTTGGTAACAGCCACTCGTTCGACCTCCGTCCCCCAAGGAAACCGTTCTTACGTTTCAGTTTCCATTATCGCTCCTGCTCGAAGGCCGGTCAACGCGCTCGCGGCCGCGTCTGTAGCCGAGAGGTGACGATGCGATGGCGACAGGCGGCTCCGCCCCAAAAAGGGAGCGGGCCGTCGCCGGCGGGATGAACCGGTGACGGCCGCGCGGGAGCAGCGGGAGACGTGTCGCGGATCAGAACACGGACGCGACTATGGCGGCAACGACCGCCAATCCTGCAATGAGGAGCGTGCGGCCGAGATACACGGCCCTGTCGCTGAAGCTGTCCTGCATCATCGGTGATCACTCCTTCGCAACTGAACGGGCTTCTTCCTGTCTACCAGTATCGGCTATGGATTCTTTCAGTCATATAGCCAACCACTTGATATTCATTTAAGATATACTTCATGTTCAACATCCAGCGCATGCGCATCCTGCGGGAAGTGGCGGCCCGTGGCGGGATCTCGGCGGCGGCAGAAGCTCTCTACCTGTCGCCGTCGGCAGTCTCACAGCAGATGGCGGTATTAGAGCGAGAAGTAGGCATCCCACTGCTCGAAAGAGTGGGACGCGGCGTGCGGGTGACGGCTGCGGGCGAGCGGCTCGTCGCCCACACCGAGCGAGTCCTTACGGTGCTCGAAGAGGCCCGCGCCGATCTTGAGGACATTTCCGCGGGTATCGCGGGCCCGCTCCACACCTGTGCGTTTCCCACCGCGGCACGCGCGTTGCTCGTCCCCGCGCTGGCGCGCCTGCGCGCGAACCACCCACGGATCCGTCCCACCATGAACGACCTGGAACCCGAGGAGAGCGTCCCGCTTCTCAAGCTCGGTGAGCTCGACGTCATCATCTCGTACGGTTTCGATCGCTTGCCTGAGCGTCCCGACCCAGGGATCGAACGCCTCCACCTCATGACCGAACCGCTCGACATCGCCCTGTCCGCGTCACATCCGTACGCGAACTCCTCACGCGCGATCAGCCTTGCCGTCCTGAGTTCCGAGCAGTGGGTAGTCGGGCGCGACGGATCACCATTTATGGATGTCATGATCAAACTGGGAGGCGAATCGGGCTTCGAACCGCGGATCGATCTGCACTCAAACGACTACCAGGTCATACTTGCAGCCGTGGCCGCCGGACTCGGTGTGGCGCTCGTGCCACCGCTTGCTCGTTTCGCCGAGTATCCCGGTGTCGTATTCCGGCGGCCCGACGACATCACCGTAAACCGTCACGTCGTCGCCGTCATCCGCAGCGGCAGCGGCCGCTTGCCAGCGATAGCGGCCGCTCTCGATGAGCTCAGAGCGGTTGCCCGCGAGATCGAGACGAACGTCACCCCTCCCCGATAGCCGCGATGAACTCCGCGATGCGCTCGGCGTCGTTTCCTTCAGCCAGCGGTTCCGCCGCTTGAAGTACGGTGAGGGCGCGCCCGCGCTCGGCCTCGGCCCTTTCCGGTTCTCGCGCGAGCTCAAAAGCGTCGGCGCGCGCCGATAGTACTTCACCCAGCAACCGAGCCCTCACGACGTCGAGCTGTCCGCCAGACGAAAGAAACGTCACGAGTCCGTCACCTGTAAGCGCGTCGGCGAGAGTGATGGGCGTGTCGAGCAACGCCTCCACCGCGTCGCGCGCGATCTCAAGCGAATCATCCGGACGCTGTTCGCGCACAGCGTGCACCATCGCCCGGAGCATCTGCCCCACTGACGCGATCAGGCGCAAGATGTAATCGCGTTCGTACACGTCCGCCCTAAGTGCCGTCATGGCCTACGTCAACAACCAGGATACCCGAACCTGACTCCTGCCAACTGACGATCCTGAACCTCCGAAATATTCACTTGATGGCCACTCGCCGTGCGACCTCCTCGAAACCGACAAAGTACGGTTTGTCCGGACTCTTGTGGAACATGTCCATCGCAAACTCGAACTCTCCGCGCGCGCCGCGGTCGGCGTGCAACGCGACAAAGAGGGTGTCGGTAAGCATTTCGTCGTCGAGCTCAACGCGAACTTCCTTCGAGACACCACGTGGCACCGCGGCAAGACCGACGCGCATCCCCGGAGACCCGTTGTCATCGAGGTGGACCACCAGCCACGAGTCGTCAGGAGCAAGGACCTCCTCTACCATGATCGCGTCCGTTGCGCCAGGCTGGTCCTCAGTCTCAAGAGCAACGTTATCCTCGGCCACGATCACGCCGACCATCATGTAATCTTTCGCTTGCGACTCGGCGAACACAGCCGCCGTGAACGCTCCAAAAAGCGCCACGCCAAGGACTCCGAGCGCTATGGATACCGATCTTTTCATCGGACATCTCCTTTCGTGTCTATGCCGTCCGGCGCAAGCTCGGGCGGAATCGGCGGAGAAGGAGCGAGCTCGTGACGACGCTGACGCTGGACAAGGCCATCGCCGCGCCCGCCAACTCGGGTCGCAATAAGCCGAGCGCGGCGATCGGGATGCCGAGCGAGTTGTAGCCAAGCGCCCAGACAAAGTTCCAGCGAATGCGCCGGATGGTCGCCCGTGACAACTCGATTGCGGTGACAACATCACGCAGGTCGTCCTTCATGAGCACGATACCGCCGGTCTCCATCGCCACATCCGTACCCGCCCCCATCGCGATGCCGATGTCCGCCTGAGCGAGCGCGGGGGTGTCGTTGATGCCATCGCCGACCATCGCCACACGTCTACCCGCCGCCTGCAACGCGGCGACC
This sequence is a window from Clostridiales bacterium. Protein-coding genes within it:
- a CDS encoding TetR/AcrR family transcriptional regulator, which translates into the protein MAVTKSEIVASFRRHIEDVGLRTTSVEDIARELHISKKTVYVHFKSKDDIFRHVLQEMAVEEKTRITGALDGLGTCAEKIEGLIGIIFRTTRDWWREHKTSEFAERFEIGERVFLSAYTELISEWVESGVKSGEFHVSGSTAMTVTFIGGIILAGTRLLQHDTEVEPEIEVVAVVRKLLA
- a CDS encoding SDR family oxidoreductase, which gives rise to MDGLRFKRALVTGATSGIGFVTARELARMGADVVVHARTQRRGEAARDLIAEQTGTDRVEVLVADFTDLFAVCAAANEYVHRYDRLDILVLNAAVINPQRLISEHGNELTFQVNHLAHFMLWRVLQPLMWASSPSRVVHVSSDAHYAARRGIRFDDLTLRDGWNPFAAYAHSKLAGIMWCYEQARRLAPMGVTCNAVHPGMTGTGLAVRGYGAWGRVIGALSPLTARSVQEAAETVIWLAASPDVEGVTGGYFFNGRHHRSSAASRDEQEQARLWELSRELSGCGCLTCPQ
- the typA gene encoding translational GTPase TypA, with the translated sequence MRAEDIRNIAIIAHVDHGKTTLVDRLLHTTEVFRENQQVVERVLDSGDQERERGITILAKNISIRWRDVKINVIDTPGHADFGGEVERVLKMADGVLLIVDAFEGPMPQTRFVLRKALEHGLTPLVVINKIDRPGARPHEAVDAVFDLMVELGADDAQLDFSTVFASAAEGYARFQPDDGGTDMTPLLDAVLEHIPAPDVDVDGPVAMQVCTIGYSDYVGRIGIGRIFSGTMRTGDRVLVIKNDGSRYEATAKQLYTFEALGRVEATDVHAGDIVAVVGVDGVDIGDMLTCRTAPVTLGPIHVEDPTMAVVFSANTSPFVGREGEIVGGRQLKERLMREAEANISMRIREVEDRTGVEVAGRGVLHLSVLMETMRREGYEFQVGRPQVIYRREGGDVLEPYELAVVDVPSEYAGKVIEAFGARGGEMLDMVQRDNQVHLEFSIPSRGVMGLRTRILNATRGEATLFHHFNAYGPYRGELGGRQNGSLIAMGTDRAAAYALDSLQQRGTLFVAPGDECYAGMVVGENAKAGDLIVNVSKAKQLTNIRASTKDMGIILAPPVRFTLEEALEYIEDDELVEVTPRSIRLRKRVLDASDRKKSEKSGTGAVDTDTRG
- a CDS encoding methylated-DNA--[protein]-cysteine S-methyltransferase, giving the protein MPPTDERIRYATTRTTLGQLLVACSDAGICAVSLGNNDAELLAGLKSRFPRAQIEPANSAMEFPVEAIATIVEEPASARPDTLSLDMRGTPFQLSVWSALTEIEPGTTITYGELARRVGRPTAVRAVARACGANPVGVLVPCHRVIGADGSLTGYASGVERKAALLEREGVR
- a CDS encoding cation:proton antiporter; amino-acid sequence: MFASVYYEIAATLAIAGVFGAIGTALRQPLIISYIAAGIFVGPAVLGWVTATSQIELFASIGIAILLFVVGLKLDIGLISSVGPVALATGLGQVAFTSGVGFVIALMLGYGTTAAIYIAVALTFSSTIIIVKLLSDKREIDSLHGRIAVGFLIVQDIVVVIVMIVLSAFGGDDGVALPSVLLRVLLTGAAFVALIMVLMRFVIPRVLERVARSPELLVMTAIAWAISLAALGDGLGFSKEVGAFLAGFSLASTKFREAIASRLTSVRDFLLLFFFIDLGSKLDVTTIGDQIVPALVLSVFVLVGNPLIVVGIMGFMGYRRRTGFLAGLTVAQISEFSLILAALGVSLGHIGSETLGLITVVGIITIALSTYLILYSHSIYDRFERPLRFFERQRPFREIAAEEGDIGPARVDAIVFGLGRFGSRVADGLLGRGLHVLGVDFDPAAIREARSRGVPTQYGDADDPELTGTLPLGQARWIVSTTPVMDVNLSLLHALRVHGYQGKVALTAHSDAEAEKLKASGADLVLLPFVDAADQAVDLLTGQAFPIDVRTPEDIGITVERLIVEDCSPGVGARLLDLGGPSKPLVVMLKRGERVFVPTGRTIIDAKDELFALGSDESLAELRALLACPVERADG
- a CDS encoding aldo/keto reductase; translation: MELSIDTTVTLANGVEMPVLGFGTFKIRGDEAYTSVREALDVGYRSIDTASLYGNEAEVGRALRDSGIARGEVFIATKCWNDEQGEQGVLTALERSLGRLGLDYVDLYLVHWPISRLYASTWRGMERAFESGKARAIGVCNFLGSHLDGLAQVAEIAPMVDQVEHHPYLQQPALRDRLRRDGIALEAWAPIARGRLLDDPVLLDIAARHSVTPAQVAIRWVLQNGGIAIPKSVTPSRIRENADVFSFALSDTEKAAIDVLDRGEDGRSGTHPDEFARS
- a CDS encoding rubrerythrin family protein — translated: MSIRGTRTEQNLLKSFAGESQARNRYTFYASIAKQEGYEQIAALFLETAENEKEHAKVFYKYLEGGEVEITAAYPAGTLGSTAENLLHAADGEKMEWGTLYPDFAATADAEGFPEIAESFREIAEVEEFHESRYRTLLANVEGGTVFMRAETVKWHCRNCGYVHEGPEAPELCPACAHPRAHYEILAENY